One Xenopus tropicalis strain Nigerian chromosome 8, UCB_Xtro_10.0, whole genome shotgun sequence genomic window carries:
- the LOC116406930 gene encoding trichohyalin-like isoform X1 — protein sequence MPKLTGVINEIIGIFLSYSEGTCAPHKLNKNQMNRLIQNEFSDVIKNPKDPKTVEALIKVLDQNKDEEVDFDEFSDLLCKVLKAIYRAMQQMEKDCPKKAPVHKTQEETDKKPHDVHVEHHDHPDSPSKYYQEPVYPILDKTKEQKDQGKILTSHVQSTDERSKLTTLQTGQTATTTVTTDPVKPVTQITQDKKDQVLKQDRTVTQIQQDKDKKDQVPYLKKIDTHIHHDKKDQVTQLDIPVTQIQQDKDKKDQVTQLDKTVTQIQQDKDKKDQVPYLKKIDTHIHHDKKDQVTQLDLPVTQIQQDKDKKDQVTQLDKTVTQIQQDKDKKDQVTQLDKTVTQIQQDKDKKDQVTQLDKTVTQIQQDKDKKDQVTQLDKTVTQIQQDKDKKDEVPYLKKIDTHIHHDKKDQVTQLDIPVTQIQQDKDKKDQVTQLDKTVTQIQQDKDKKDEVPYLKKIDTHIHHDKKDQVTQLDIPVTQIHHDKDKKDQVTQLDKTVTQIQQDKDKKDQVPYLKKIDTHIHHDKKDQVSQLDKTVTQIQQDKDKKDQVTQLDKTVTQIQQDKDKKDQVTQLDKTVTHVQQDKKDQVTQQGISTTHVVQQPGISTTHVAQQPGISTTQVVQRPGISTTQVAPQPRISTTQVVTQPGISTTHVVQQPGISTTQVAPQPRISTTQVVTQPGISTTHVVQQPGISTTQVATQPGISTTQVATQPGISTTQVVQRPGISTTQVVQRPGISTTQVTQQGPRSTQTPQTMPSATQTKPCIDQQPPSMYQEHQIPEMPQMYQQAQQHVHQYQSHFTTQKKKP from the coding sequence AACCCAAAGGATCCAAAGACCGTTGAAGCTTTGATAAAAGTCCTTGATCAGAATAAAGATGAAGAAGTTGACTTTGATGAATTCTCTGACCTACTGTGCAAGGTTCTTAAAGCCATCTACCGCGCTATGCAACAAATGGAGAAAGATTGCCCCAAGAAAGCCCCAGTCCACAAGACTCAAGAGGAGACTGATAAAAAACCACATGATGTACATGTTGAACACCATGACCATCCAGATTCTCCTTCCAAATACTACCAGGAACCCGTGTACCCCATTCTTGATAAGACTAAAGAGCAGAAAGACCAAGGAAAGATATTAACCAGCCATGTCCAGTCAACAGATGAAAGGTCCAAACTCACCACCTTGCAGACAGGCCAAACGGCAACAACAACAGTAACAACTGATCCAGTGAAACCAGTCACTCAGATCACCCAGGACAAAAAGGATCAAGTTTTAAAACAAGACAGAACAGTCACACAGATCCAACAGGACAAGGACAAGAAGGATCAAGTACCCTAcctaaaaaaaatagacacacatATCCATCATGACAAGAAGGATCAAGTCACCCAACTGGACATACCAGTCACACAGATCCAACAGGACAAGGACAAGAAGGATCAAGTCACCCAACTGGACAAAACAGTCACACAGATCCAACAGGACAAGGACAAGAAGGATCAAGTACCCTAcctaaaaaaaatagacacacatATCCATCATGACAAGAAGGATCAAGTCACCCAACTGGACTTACCAGTCACACAGATCCAACAGGACAAGGACAAGAAGGATCAAGTCACCCAACTGGACAAAACAGTCACACAGATCCAACAGGACAAGGATAAGAAGGATCAAGTCACCCAACTGGACAAAACAGTCACACAGATCCAACAGGACAAGGATAAGAAGGATCAAGTCACCCAACTGGACAAAACAGTCACACAGATCCAACAGGACAAGGATAAGAAGGATCAAGTCACCCAACTGGACAAAACAGTCACACAGATCCAACAGGACAAGGACAAGAAGGATGAAGTACCCTAcctaaaaaaaatagacacacatATCCATCATGACAAGAAGGATCAAGTCACCCAACTGGACATACCAGTCACACAGATCCAACAGGACAAGGATAAGAAGGATCAAGTCACCCAACTGGACAAAACAGTCACACAGATCCAACAGGACAAGGACAAGAAGGATGAAGTACCCTAcctaaaaaaaatagacacacatATCCATCATGACAAGAAGGATCAAGTCACCCAACTGGACATACCAGTCACACAGATCCATCACGACAAGGATAAGAAGGATCAAGTCACCCAACTGGACAAAACAGTCACACAGATACAACAGGACAAGGATAAGAAGGATCAAGTACCCTAcctaaaaaaaatagacacacatATCCATCATGACAAGAAGGACCAAGTCAGCCAACTGGACAAAACAGTCACACAGATCCAACAGGACAAGGATAAGAAGGATCAAGTCACCCAACTGGACAAAACAGTCACACAGATCCAACAGGACAAGGACAAGAAGGATCAAGTTACCCAACTGGACAAAACAGTCACACATGTCCAACAGGATAAGAAGGATCAAGTAACACAACAAGGCATATCCACCACTCACGTTGTACAACAACCAGGCATATCCACCACTCACGTTGCACAACAACCAGGCATATCCACCACTCAAGTTGTACAACGACCAGGCATATCCACCACTCAAGTTGCACCACAACCACGCATATCCACCACTCAAGTTGTAACACAACCAGGCATATCCACCACTCATGTTGTACAACAACCAGGCATATCCACCACTCAAGTTGCACCACAACCACGCATATCCACCACTCAAGTTGTAACACAACCAGGCATATCCACCACTCATGTTGTACAACAACCAGGCATATCCACCACTCAAGTTGCAACACAACCAGGCATATCCACCACTCAAGTTGCAACACAACCAGGCATATCCACCACTCAAGTTGTACAACGACCAGGCATATCCACCACTCAAGTTGTACAACGACCAGGCATATCCACCACTCAAGTAACACAGCAAGGCCCTAGGAGTACTCAGACTCCTCAAACAATGCCTAGTGCTACCCAAACCAAACCCTGCATAGATCAGCAACCCCCTTCGATGTATCAAGAGCACCAAATCCCTGAAATGCCCCAAATGTACCAGCAGGCCCAGCAGCATGTGCACCAGTACCAGTCCCACTTTACCACTCAGAAGAAGAAACCTTGA
- the LOC116406930 gene encoding trichohyalin-like isoform X6, with amino-acid sequence MPKLTGVINEIIGIFLSYSEGTCAPHKLNKNQMNRLIQNEFSDVIKNPKDPKTVEALIKVLDQNKDEEVDFDEFSDLLCKVLKAIYRAMQQMEKDCPKKAPVHKTQEETDKKPHDVHVEHHDHPDSPSKYYQEPVYPILDKTKEQKDQGKILTSHVQSTDERSKLTTLQTGQTATTTVTTDPVKPVTQITQDKKDQVLKQDRTVTQIQQDKDKKDQVPYLKKIDTHIHHDKKDQVTQLDLPVTQIQQDKDKKDQVTQLDKTVTQIQQDKDKKDQVTQLDKTVTQIQQDKDKKDQVTQLDKTVTQIQQDKDKKDQVTQLDKTVTQIQQDKDKKDEVPYLKKIDTHIHHDKKDQVTQLDIPVTQIQQDKDKKDQVTQLDKTVTQIQQDKDKKDEVPYLKKIDTHIHHDKKDQVTQLDIPVTQIHHDKDKKDQVTQLDKTVTQIQQDKDKKDQVPYLKKIDTHIHHDKKDQVSQLDKTVTQIQQDKDKKDQVTQLDKTVTQIQQDKDKKDQVTQLDKTVTHVQQDKKDQVTQQGISTTHVVQQPGISTTHVAQQPGISTTQVVQRPGISTTQVAPQPRISTTQVVTQPGISTTHVVQQPGISTTQVAPQPRISTTQVVTQPGISTTHVVQQPGISTTQVATQPGISTTQVATQPGISTTQVVQRPGISTTQVVQRPGISTTQVTQQGPRSTQTPQTMPSATQTKPCIDQQPPSMYQEHQIPEMPQMYQQAQQHVHQYQSHFTTQKKKP; translated from the exons AACCCAAAGGATCCAAAGACCGTTGAAGCTTTGATAAAAGTCCTTGATCAGAATAAAGATGAAGAAGTTGACTTTGATGAATTCTCTGACCTACTGTGCAAGGTTCTTAAAGCCATCTACCGCGCTATGCAACAAATGGAGAAAGATTGCCCCAAGAAAGCCCCAGTCCACAAGACTCAAGAGGAGACTGATAAAAAACCACATGATGTACATGTTGAACACCATGACCATCCAGATTCTCCTTCCAAATACTACCAGGAACCCGTGTACCCCATTCTTGATAAGACTAAAGAGCAGAAAGACCAAGGAAAGATATTAACCAGCCATGTCCAGTCAACAGATGAAAGGTCCAAACTCACCACCTTGCAGACAGGCCAAACGGCAACAACAACAGTAACAACTGATCCAGTGAAACCAGTCACTCAGATCACCCAGGACAAAAAGGATCAAGTTTTAAAACAAGACAGAACAGTCACACAG ATCCAACAGGACAAGGACAAGAAGGATCAAGTACCCTAcctaaaaaaaatagacacacatATCCATCATGACAAGAAGGATCAAGTCACCCAACTGGACTTACCAGTCACACAGATCCAACAGGACAAGGACAAGAAGGATCAAGTCACCCAACTGGACAAAACAGTCACACAGATCCAACAGGACAAGGATAAGAAGGATCAAGTCACCCAACTGGACAAAACAGTCACACAGATCCAACAGGACAAGGATAAGAAGGATCAAGTCACCCAACTGGACAAAACAGTCACACAGATCCAACAGGACAAGGATAAGAAGGATCAAGTCACCCAACTGGACAAAACAGTCACACAGATCCAACAGGACAAGGACAAGAAGGATGAAGTACCCTAcctaaaaaaaatagacacacatATCCATCATGACAAGAAGGATCAAGTCACCCAACTGGACATACCAGTCACACAGATCCAACAGGACAAGGATAAGAAGGATCAAGTCACCCAACTGGACAAAACAGTCACACAGATCCAACAGGACAAGGACAAGAAGGATGAAGTACCCTAcctaaaaaaaatagacacacatATCCATCATGACAAGAAGGATCAAGTCACCCAACTGGACATACCAGTCACACAGATCCATCACGACAAGGATAAGAAGGATCAAGTCACCCAACTGGACAAAACAGTCACACAGATACAACAGGACAAGGATAAGAAGGATCAAGTACCCTAcctaaaaaaaatagacacacatATCCATCATGACAAGAAGGACCAAGTCAGCCAACTGGACAAAACAGTCACACAGATCCAACAGGACAAGGATAAGAAGGATCAAGTCACCCAACTGGACAAAACAGTCACACAGATCCAACAGGACAAGGACAAGAAGGATCAAGTTACCCAACTGGACAAAACAGTCACACATGTCCAACAGGATAAGAAGGATCAAGTAACACAACAAGGCATATCCACCACTCACGTTGTACAACAACCAGGCATATCCACCACTCACGTTGCACAACAACCAGGCATATCCACCACTCAAGTTGTACAACGACCAGGCATATCCACCACTCAAGTTGCACCACAACCACGCATATCCACCACTCAAGTTGTAACACAACCAGGCATATCCACCACTCATGTTGTACAACAACCAGGCATATCCACCACTCAAGTTGCACCACAACCACGCATATCCACCACTCAAGTTGTAACACAACCAGGCATATCCACCACTCATGTTGTACAACAACCAGGCATATCCACCACTCAAGTTGCAACACAACCAGGCATATCCACCACTCAAGTTGCAACACAACCAGGCATATCCACCACTCAAGTTGTACAACGACCAGGCATATCCACCACTCAAGTTGTACAACGACCAGGCATATCCACCACTCAAGTAACACAGCAAGGCCCTAGGAGTACTCAGACTCCTCAAACAATGCCTAGTGCTACCCAAACCAAACCCTGCATAGATCAGCAACCCCCTTCGATGTATCAAGAGCACCAAATCCCTGAAATGCCCCAAATGTACCAGCAGGCCCAGCAGCATGTGCACCAGTACCAGTCCCACTTTACCACTCAGAAGAAGAAACCTTGA
- the LOC116406930 gene encoding trichohyalin-like isoform X5 — translation MPKLTGVINEIIGIFLSYSEGTCAPHKLNKNQMNRLIQNEFSDVIKNPKDPKTVEALIKVLDQNKDEEVDFDEFSDLLCKVLKAIYRAMQQMEKDCPKKAPVHKTQEETDKKPHDVHVEHHDHPDSPSKYYQEPVYPILDKTKEQKDQGKILTSHVQSTDERSKLTTLQTGQTATTTVTTDPVKPVTQITQDKKDQVLKQDRTVTQIQQDKDKKDQVPYLKKIDTHIHHDKKDQVTQLDIPVTQIQQDKDKKDQVTQLDKTVTQIQQDKDKKDQVPYLKKIDTHIHHDKKDQVTQLDLPVTQIQQDKDKKDQVTQLDKTVTQIQQDKDKKDQVTQLDKTVTQIQQDKDKKDQVTQLDKTVTQIQQDKDKKDQVTQLDKTVTQIQQDKDKKDEVPYLKKIDTHIHHDKKDQVTQLDIPVTQIQQDKDKKDQVTQLDKTVTQIQQDKDKKDEVPYLKKIDTHIHHDKKDQVTQLDIPVTQIHHDKDKKDQVTQLDKTVTQIQQDKDKKDQVPYLKKIDTHIHHDKKDQVSQLDKTVTQIQQDKDKKDQVTQLDKTVTQIQQDKDKKDQVTQLDKTVTHVQQDKKDQVTQQGISTTHVVQQPGISTTHVAQQPGISTTQVVQRPGISTTQVAPQPRISTTQVVTQPGISTTHVVQQPGISTTQVAPQPRISTTQVVTQPGISTTHVVQQPGISTTQVATQPGISTTQVATQPGISTTQVVQRPGIDQQPPSMYQEHQIPEMPQMYQQAQQHVHQYQSHFTTQKKKP, via the exons AACCCAAAGGATCCAAAGACCGTTGAAGCTTTGATAAAAGTCCTTGATCAGAATAAAGATGAAGAAGTTGACTTTGATGAATTCTCTGACCTACTGTGCAAGGTTCTTAAAGCCATCTACCGCGCTATGCAACAAATGGAGAAAGATTGCCCCAAGAAAGCCCCAGTCCACAAGACTCAAGAGGAGACTGATAAAAAACCACATGATGTACATGTTGAACACCATGACCATCCAGATTCTCCTTCCAAATACTACCAGGAACCCGTGTACCCCATTCTTGATAAGACTAAAGAGCAGAAAGACCAAGGAAAGATATTAACCAGCCATGTCCAGTCAACAGATGAAAGGTCCAAACTCACCACCTTGCAGACAGGCCAAACGGCAACAACAACAGTAACAACTGATCCAGTGAAACCAGTCACTCAGATCACCCAGGACAAAAAGGATCAAGTTTTAAAACAAGACAGAACAGTCACACAGATCCAACAGGACAAGGACAAGAAGGATCAAGTACCCTAcctaaaaaaaatagacacacatATCCATCATGACAAGAAGGATCAAGTCACCCAACTGGACATACCAGTCACACAGATCCAACAGGACAAGGACAAGAAGGATCAAGTCACCCAACTGGACAAAACAGTCACACAGATCCAACAGGACAAGGACAAGAAGGATCAAGTACCCTAcctaaaaaaaatagacacacatATCCATCATGACAAGAAGGATCAAGTCACCCAACTGGACTTACCAGTCACACAGATCCAACAGGACAAGGACAAGAAGGATCAAGTCACCCAACTGGACAAAACAGTCACACAGATCCAACAGGACAAGGATAAGAAGGATCAAGTCACCCAACTGGACAAAACAGTCACACAGATCCAACAGGACAAGGATAAGAAGGATCAAGTCACCCAACTGGACAAAACAGTCACACAGATCCAACAGGACAAGGATAAGAAGGATCAAGTCACCCAACTGGACAAAACAGTCACACAGATCCAACAGGACAAGGACAAGAAGGATGAAGTACCCTAcctaaaaaaaatagacacacatATCCATCATGACAAGAAGGATCAAGTCACCCAACTGGACATACCAGTCACACAGATCCAACAGGACAAGGATAAGAAGGATCAAGTCACCCAACTGGACAAAACAGTCACACAGATCCAACAGGACAAGGACAAGAAGGATGAAGTACCCTAcctaaaaaaaatagacacacatATCCATCATGACAAGAAGGATCAAGTCACCCAACTGGACATACCAGTCACACAGATCCATCACGACAAGGATAAGAAGGATCAAGTCACCCAACTGGACAAAACAGTCACACAGATACAACAGGACAAGGATAAGAAGGATCAAGTACCCTAcctaaaaaaaatagacacacatATCCATCATGACAAGAAGGACCAAGTCAGCCAACTGGACAAAACAGTCACACAGATCCAACAGGACAAGGATAAGAAGGATCAAGTCACCCAACTGGACAAAACAGTCACACAGATCCAACAGGACAAGGACAAGAAGGATCAAGTTACCCAACTGGACAAAACAGTCACACATGTCCAACAGGATAAGAAGGATCAAGTAACACAACAAGGCATATCCACCACTCACGTTGTACAACAACCAGGCATATCCACCACTCACGTTGCACAACAACCAGGCATATCCACCACTCAAGTTGTACAACGACCAGGCATATCCACCACTCAAGTTGCACCACAACCACGCATATCCACCACTCAAGTTGTAACACAACCAGGCATATCCACCACTCATGTTGTACAACAACCAGGCATATCCACCACTCAAGTTGCACCACAACCACGCATATCCACCACTCAAGTTGTAACACAACCAGGCATATCCACCACTCATGTTGTACAACAACCAGGCATATCCACCACTCAAGTTGCAACACAACCAGGCATATCCACCACTCAAGTTGCAACACAACCAGGCATATCCACCACTCAAGTTGTACAACGACCAG GCATAGATCAGCAACCCCCTTCGATGTATCAAGAGCACCAAATCCCTGAAATGCCCCAAATGTACCAGCAGGCCCAGCAGCATGTGCACCAGTACCAGTCCCACTTTACCACTCAGAAGAAGAAACCTTGA